A genomic window from Flavobacterium johnsoniae includes:
- the aqpZ gene encoding aquaporin Z: protein MKKLFAEFFGTYWLVFGGCGSALFAAGFPELGIGFAGVALAFGLTVVAMAYAVGHISGGHFNPAVSFGLWAGGKFPIKDLIPYIIAQCIGAIAAAGTLYTIASGKAGFAIDNTKAGAFASNGFGAFSPDGYSLQACFIAEFVLTLFFILIILGSTDKFANSNFCGIAIGLTLTVIHLVSIPITNTSVNPARSLSQAVFTGGEPLSQVWLFWAAPILGAIAAGFIYKNLLQKEGEPEKIVL from the coding sequence ATGAAAAAATTATTTGCTGAGTTCTTCGGAACTTACTGGCTTGTTTTTGGCGGTTGCGGAAGTGCCCTATTTGCTGCGGGTTTTCCTGAATTAGGAATTGGATTTGCTGGTGTTGCACTTGCTTTTGGTTTAACAGTAGTAGCAATGGCTTATGCCGTTGGACACATTTCTGGAGGACACTTTAATCCAGCCGTTTCTTTTGGATTATGGGCGGGAGGAAAATTTCCGATTAAAGATCTAATTCCATATATAATAGCGCAATGTATTGGTGCTATAGCTGCAGCCGGTACATTATATACTATTGCATCTGGAAAAGCTGGTTTTGCAATTGATAACACAAAAGCTGGAGCATTTGCATCAAATGGTTTTGGAGCCTTTTCTCCTGACGGCTATTCTTTACAAGCCTGTTTTATAGCTGAATTTGTCCTTACACTATTCTTTATTTTAATTATTCTTGGCTCGACAGACAAATTTGCTAACAGCAATTTTTGCGGTATTGCAATTGGTTTAACACTAACAGTAATCCATTTAGTTAGTATTCCAATAACAAATACTTCTGTAAATCCTGCAAGATCTCTTTCTCAGGCAGTTTTTACTGGAGGCGAACCATTGTCTCAGGTTTGGCTTTTCTGGGCAGCACCAATTTTAGGCGCAATCGCGGCAGGATTTATCTATAAAAATCTTTTACAGAAAGAAGGTGAACCTGAAAAAATAGTATTATAA
- a CDS encoding DoxX family protein has product MILPWHLYLMAFLYIGAGINHFRKPWMYIKIIPPFFQNPKLINILSGAAEIILGILLTIPATTVFAAWGIIALLIAVFPANLYMFQNKKAGFGLPRWILFVRLPLQIVLIYWAYQYIF; this is encoded by the coding sequence ATGATTCTACCTTGGCATTTATATTTAATGGCTTTTCTTTATATAGGTGCTGGAATTAATCATTTTAGAAAGCCATGGATGTATATTAAAATCATTCCGCCTTTCTTTCAGAATCCTAAATTAATAAATATTTTAAGTGGTGCTGCCGAAATAATATTAGGCATTCTGCTCACTATACCTGCGACAACAGTTTTCGCCGCCTGGGGAATTATAGCTTTACTAATTGCTGTTTTTCCTGCAAATTTATACATGTTTCAAAATAAAAAAGCAGGTTTTGGTTTACCAAGATGGATTTTATTTGTACGTTTGCCCTTACAAATTGTTTTGATTTATTGGGCTTACCAATATATATTCTAA
- a CDS encoding EamA family transporter, whose translation MSQNNVLKGVFLVALGATTYGMLATFVKIAYSEGYTTAEVTSSQFIYGITGILLINLFQRIKNKNQAVKATPKNIFNLMLAGTSLGMTSLFYYLAVKYIPVSIGIVLLMQTVWMGVLLEMILEKKLPSKQKVIAVFIVLFGTVLATNLINSDIKLDWRGLAWGIMAAASFTTTMFTANRVATEISSAQRSLYMLLGGSIIVFSFAFFTQVSPFNLEIFLKWGIVLALFGTIIPPMLMNAGFPLTGIGLGSIVSALELPVSVMMAYVLLNEKVVFSQWVGIVLIILAIIIMNVNFKAKK comes from the coding sequence ATGTCTCAAAATAATGTTTTAAAAGGTGTGTTTTTGGTTGCTTTAGGTGCAACAACATACGGAATGCTAGCTACTTTTGTCAAAATAGCTTATTCTGAAGGATACACTACAGCAGAAGTTACGAGCTCTCAATTTATTTACGGAATTACAGGAATTCTTTTAATCAATCTTTTTCAGAGAATTAAAAACAAAAACCAGGCAGTTAAAGCAACTCCAAAAAACATTTTCAATTTAATGCTTGCTGGAACTTCTTTAGGAATGACCAGTTTGTTTTATTATCTGGCTGTAAAATACATTCCTGTTTCTATCGGAATCGTTTTATTGATGCAAACCGTTTGGATGGGAGTTTTACTTGAAATGATTTTAGAAAAAAAATTACCTTCAAAACAAAAAGTCATTGCTGTATTTATTGTGCTTTTTGGAACTGTTTTAGCAACAAACCTTATTAATAGTGATATCAAACTAGATTGGAGAGGTTTGGCTTGGGGAATAATGGCGGCTGCTTCATTTACTACGACGATGTTTACTGCAAATCGCGTTGCAACCGAGATTTCCTCAGCTCAAAGAAGTCTTTATATGCTTTTAGGCGGATCTATTATTGTATTTTCTTTTGCGTTTTTTACGCAGGTTTCCCCTTTCAATCTTGAAATTTTCTTAAAATGGGGAATTGTTTTGGCTCTCTTCGGAACTATAATTCCGCCAATGCTTATGAATGCAGGATTTCCTTTAACTGGTATCGGACTTGGAAGTATTGTATCGGCGCTTGAATTGCCCGTATCTGTAATGATGGCTTACGTTTTATTAAATGAAAAAGTAGTTTTTTCTCAATGGGTTGGAATTGTTCTAATTATTCTTGCCATAATTATTATGAATGTAAATTTCAAAGCAAAAAAATAA
- a CDS encoding peptidylprolyl isomerase — translation MKFKFLFLFCLAIVNIQAQTKKPAAKPAAKPKTATAAKPAATPNPEDGIFATISTTKGDIVVSLEYVKAPVTVANFITLAEGKNPFVKADKLKGKPFYDGLKFHRVINDFMIQGGDPDGNGSGGPGYSFKDEFVSELKFEKGGVLAMANSGPATNGSQFFITHKDTPWLNGKHTIFGHVVSGMDNVNKIVQDDIMTKITITRKGAAAKKFDAVKIFSDEMKKGELQKEEAKKVVATKQAYFAATKAKATTTASGLKYVITKKGTGVKGAEGSNIYFHYAGYFEDGNLFDSSMSTVAKTYGKYDANRDAQGGYKAFPFTVGKKDGMIPGFIEALDMMTDGEKAIFFLPSNLAYGEKGAGGVIPPNATLIFEIETYQNQPN, via the coding sequence ATGAAGTTTAAATTTTTATTTTTATTTTGTTTGGCAATAGTAAACATTCAAGCGCAAACAAAAAAACCTGCGGCTAAACCTGCAGCAAAACCTAAAACAGCAACAGCAGCAAAACCTGCTGCAACGCCAAATCCAGAAGATGGAATTTTTGCAACAATTTCTACGACCAAAGGAGATATTGTAGTTTCTTTAGAATATGTAAAAGCTCCTGTAACTGTGGCAAATTTCATCACTTTGGCAGAAGGCAAAAATCCCTTTGTGAAGGCTGATAAATTAAAAGGAAAACCATTTTATGATGGATTGAAATTTCATAGAGTTATAAACGATTTTATGATTCAGGGAGGTGATCCAGACGGAAATGGTTCTGGAGGTCCAGGATATTCTTTTAAAGACGAATTTGTTTCGGAATTAAAATTTGAAAAAGGTGGTGTTTTAGCAATGGCAAATTCTGGTCCTGCAACAAACGGAAGTCAATTTTTCATTACGCACAAAGACACTCCTTGGTTAAACGGAAAACATACTATTTTTGGACATGTAGTTTCTGGTATGGACAATGTAAATAAAATTGTTCAGGACGATATTATGACAAAAATTACCATTACTCGAAAAGGTGCTGCCGCTAAAAAATTCGATGCTGTAAAAATTTTCAGCGATGAAATGAAAAAAGGCGAATTGCAAAAAGAAGAAGCTAAAAAAGTTGTAGCAACTAAACAAGCTTATTTCGCAGCAACAAAAGCAAAAGCAACTACAACTGCATCTGGTTTAAAATATGTAATTACAAAAAAAGGAACTGGAGTTAAAGGCGCTGAAGGATCAAATATATATTTTCACTATGCAGGATATTTTGAAGATGGTAACTTATTTGACAGCAGTATGTCTACCGTAGCTAAAACTTATGGAAAGTATGATGCTAACAGAGATGCTCAAGGCGGTTACAAAGCTTTTCCGTTTACAGTTGGTAAAAAAGACGGCATGATTCCTGGCTTTATTGAAGCTCTTGACATGATGACAGACGGAGAAAAAGCAATCTTCTTTCTTCCTTCTAATTTAGCTTACGGCGAAAAAGGTGCTGGAGGAGTTATTCCGCCAAATGCTACTTTGATTTTTGAAATTGAAACATATCAAAATCAGCCTAATTAA
- a CDS encoding peptidylprolyl isomerase: protein MKKIILLLLIAVSSFYSCKDDHSNLPDGLYADIETNKGHIIVELDYKKAPITVANFVTLAEGKNEFVMHENLKKKPFFDGLKFHRVIENFMIQTGDPLGTGSGDTGYKFKDEFSDLKFDKAGVLAMANNGPGTNSSQFFITHVETPWLDNKHTIFGHVVDAKTQEVVNKVVQGDNIVTVTIIRNGEAAKKFDAVKVFHDYFADISKEQIKAAAVQKEKVASYVALKEKATKTTSGLAFVITEKGSGKKPAPGSQIYIHYAGFLEDGTLFDTSIQDVAKQFGKFDPARAEQQGYQPIPFKVGSKEGLIPGFIEGVEQLSLGDKAVIFIPSHLAYGATGAGGVIPPNANIIFEIQITEKP, encoded by the coding sequence ATGAAAAAGATTATTTTATTATTATTAATAGCCGTTAGCTCTTTTTATTCTTGTAAAGACGACCACAGCAATTTGCCTGATGGTTTATATGCCGATATAGAAACCAACAAAGGTCATATCATTGTTGAACTTGACTATAAAAAAGCGCCTATTACTGTTGCTAACTTTGTAACTTTAGCTGAAGGCAAAAATGAATTTGTAATGCATGAAAACCTTAAAAAGAAGCCTTTTTTTGATGGTTTAAAATTTCATAGAGTTATAGAAAATTTCATGATTCAAACTGGAGATCCTCTTGGAACTGGTTCTGGAGATACAGGTTATAAATTTAAAGATGAATTTTCAGATTTAAAATTTGATAAAGCTGGAGTTTTAGCAATGGCTAACAACGGACCTGGAACAAACAGCAGTCAATTTTTTATTACTCACGTTGAAACTCCCTGGTTAGACAACAAACATACTATTTTCGGTCATGTTGTTGATGCAAAAACTCAAGAAGTGGTAAACAAAGTAGTTCAAGGCGATAATATCGTAACAGTAACAATTATCAGAAATGGTGAAGCTGCAAAGAAATTTGATGCGGTAAAAGTTTTCCATGATTATTTTGCTGATATTTCAAAAGAACAAATCAAAGCTGCAGCAGTTCAAAAAGAAAAGGTAGCTTCTTATGTTGCTTTAAAAGAAAAAGCAACTAAAACAACAAGCGGTTTAGCATTTGTAATTACTGAAAAAGGTTCTGGTAAAAAACCTGCACCAGGAAGCCAAATCTATATTCACTACGCTGGTTTTCTTGAAGATGGAACTTTATTTGATACCAGTATACAAGATGTCGCAAAACAATTCGGAAAATTTGATCCTGCAAGAGCAGAACAACAAGGATATCAACCAATTCCTTTTAAAGTTGGAAGCAAAGAAGGTTTAATTCCTGGTTTTATTGAAGGAGTTGAACAACTTTCATTAGGAGATAAAGCAGTTATCTTCATTCCATCTCATTTAGCTTATGGAGCAACTGGCGCAGGAGGAGTAATTCCGCCAAATGCAAATATCATTTTCGAAATTCAGATTACAGAAAAACCATAA
- the gldI gene encoding gliding motility-associated peptidyl-prolyl isomerase GldI, with protein MNNLKLSIYSLLFAALLISCKHHEEARRPISSASGTFMKTSADRNKKLVASEEDVIKKIIKSNPKVKYYATPKGYWFNYEEKNTAETAAPRKGDIAYFNMEVKDLEGKIIYSESDLGPQTYYVDKQDIMMGLRDGIKRLHKNETVTFLFPSHMAYGYHGDNKKIGTNEPLMVTVTLRNFVPDPAVQTPTQKATTPKPAAVKPAAPAKKDTLTP; from the coding sequence ATGAACAACCTAAAATTGAGTATTTACAGTTTGCTTTTTGCTGCTTTATTAATCAGCTGTAAGCATCATGAAGAAGCCAGAAGACCTATTTCTAGCGCTTCAGGAACATTCATGAAAACATCGGCAGATCGAAACAAAAAATTGGTGGCTAGCGAAGAAGATGTCATTAAAAAAATAATTAAAAGCAATCCGAAAGTAAAGTATTATGCTACTCCAAAAGGATATTGGTTTAATTATGAAGAAAAAAATACTGCCGAAACCGCTGCGCCAAGAAAAGGTGATATTGCCTATTTTAATATGGAGGTAAAAGATCTTGAAGGCAAAATAATTTACTCTGAATCTGATCTTGGTCCGCAAACTTATTATGTAGATAAACAAGACATCATGATGGGACTTCGTGATGGAATTAAAAGATTGCACAAAAATGAAACCGTGACTTTCCTATTTCCTTCTCATATGGCTTATGGATATCACGGAGACAACAAAAAGATTGGAACCAACGAACCTTTAATGGTTACCGTTACATTGAGAAATTTCGTTCCAGATCCTGCAGTGCAAACTCCAACGCAAAAAGCAACAACACCAAAACCAGCAGCTGTAAAACCAGCCGCACCAGCAAAAAAAGATACATTAACTCCATAA
- a CDS encoding DHH family phosphoesterase translates to MKIQDIQAIQLLLASPKKIAIIPHRGPDGDAMGSTLGLYHFLIKNNHEATVIAPNDFPNFLAWLPGSETVKIFEKETQICTQILEEADIIFTLDFNAFHRTGEMEHTLAKLKGTFIMIDHHQKPDDYATYTYSDTSYGSTCEMVYNFIDFLNKREDIDKTIATCIYTGILTDSGSFRFPGTTGNTHRIIAELIDLGVENTQIPVLLFDNSSYSRLQLLGRALQNMKIFEEHKTSYMTLTQEELDSFHYVKGDTEGIVNYGLSIKDIVFTAIFIENKDEGIIKISFRSQGGFDVNQFARDHFNGGGHSNAAGGRSEVSMEETVQKFEDLVKKLTL, encoded by the coding sequence ATGAAAATACAAGACATTCAAGCGATTCAATTATTACTCGCAAGCCCAAAGAAAATTGCCATTATTCCGCACAGAGGACCAGATGGCGATGCAATGGGATCAACATTAGGTTTGTACCATTTTTTAATTAAAAATAATCACGAGGCAACAGTAATTGCTCCGAATGATTTTCCTAATTTTTTAGCGTGGCTTCCTGGATCAGAAACAGTAAAAATTTTCGAAAAAGAAACTCAAATTTGCACTCAGATTTTAGAAGAAGCTGATATTATTTTCACACTTGACTTTAATGCTTTTCATCGCACTGGCGAAATGGAACATACTTTAGCAAAGCTAAAAGGTACTTTCATTATGATTGATCATCACCAAAAACCTGATGATTATGCAACTTATACTTATTCTGACACTTCATACGGTTCAACTTGTGAAATGGTTTATAATTTTATCGACTTTTTAAACAAAAGAGAGGATATCGATAAAACTATTGCAACATGTATTTATACTGGAATTTTGACCGATTCAGGTTCGTTTCGTTTTCCTGGAACAACTGGAAACACACACAGAATTATAGCCGAATTAATTGACTTAGGCGTAGAAAATACTCAAATTCCTGTTTTATTATTTGACAATAGTTCATACAGCAGATTACAGCTTTTAGGCCGCGCTTTGCAAAATATGAAGATATTCGAGGAACATAAAACCTCATATATGACGTTAACACAAGAAGAGCTAGATTCTTTTCATTATGTTAAAGGTGATACAGAAGGAATTGTTAATTATGGTTTAAGTATAAAAGATATTGTTTTTACTGCTATTTTTATCGAAAATAAAGACGAAGGAATTATCAAGATTTCTTTCCGTTCGCAAGGCGGTTTTGATGTGAATCAATTTGCTAGAGATCATTTTAACGGAGGAGGACACAGCAATGCAGCCGGCGGAAGATCTGAAGTTTCGATGGAAGAAACGGTTCAAAAATTTGAAGATTTAGTAAAAAAACTAACCTTATAG
- a CDS encoding voltage-gated chloride channel family protein: protein MTSQNLKRFLLSLPKWILICALIGILSGSASAFFLVSLEWVTQFRIQHDWIIWLLPFGGFLVGLSYYYWGESVAKGNNLLLEEYENPKKVIPFKMAPLVLLGTLLTHLFGGSAGREGTAVQMGGAIADQFTKIFKLDNSERKILIILGISAGFASVFGTPLAGAIFSLEVLYFSKINFKSILLSFLVAYVAYFTVEFWEIKHTHYNIPVIPELSLNNIIFTLIIGILSGFAALLFSRTTHFWGSLFSKNIKYPPLRPVIGGVVLAIAIAGFGFTKFSGLGVPVIVEAFSTPNEWYDFLLKILFTGFTLGAGFKGGEVTPLFFVGATLGSALSTVIPMPIALLAGIGFVAVFSGATHTPIACTIMGMELFGIAPGIFIAIACTVAYFSSGSVGIYKSQIVKGAKYKLYQKFL from the coding sequence ATGACTTCCCAAAATCTAAAACGATTTCTGCTTTCTCTTCCAAAATGGATTCTTATCTGTGCCTTAATCGGTATACTTTCTGGATCTGCATCGGCATTCTTTTTAGTTTCTTTAGAATGGGTTACTCAATTTAGAATTCAACACGATTGGATTATCTGGCTTTTGCCTTTCGGCGGATTTTTGGTAGGATTAAGTTACTATTATTGGGGAGAATCTGTTGCAAAAGGAAATAATTTGCTTTTGGAAGAATACGAAAATCCTAAAAAAGTGATTCCTTTTAAAATGGCTCCTTTAGTACTTTTAGGAACCTTGCTTACACATTTATTTGGAGGTTCTGCTGGTCGCGAAGGAACGGCAGTACAAATGGGCGGCGCAATTGCAGATCAATTTACTAAAATTTTCAAACTCGATAATTCAGAACGTAAAATTTTAATTATTCTGGGAATCAGCGCTGGTTTTGCCTCCGTTTTCGGAACGCCCTTGGCAGGAGCAATTTTTTCCTTGGAAGTTTTATATTTCAGTAAAATTAACTTTAAAAGCATTCTTCTTTCTTTTCTAGTCGCTTACGTAGCTTATTTTACAGTAGAATTTTGGGAAATAAAACATACTCATTATAATATTCCTGTTATTCCTGAACTTAGTTTAAACAATATCATTTTTACTTTAATTATCGGAATTCTTTCTGGATTTGCAGCTTTATTATTTTCAAGAACAACACATTTTTGGGGTTCACTTTTTTCAAAAAACATTAAATATCCTCCGCTCCGTCCTGTTATTGGTGGTGTAGTTTTAGCGATTGCAATTGCAGGTTTTGGATTTACAAAATTCTCAGGATTGGGAGTTCCTGTAATTGTTGAAGCTTTTTCAACTCCAAACGAATGGTACGATTTTCTGTTAAAAATATTATTTACGGGATTTACTTTAGGAGCAGGTTTTAAAGGCGGCGAAGTAACTCCATTATTTTTTGTAGGCGCTACTTTAGGAAGTGCTTTATCAACCGTAATCCCGATGCCGATTGCACTTTTAGCTGGAATCGGGTTTGTTGCCGTTTTCTCTGGCGCAACCCACACGCCTATTGCCTGCACTATTATGGGAATGGAATTGTTCGGAATTGCTCCAGGAATTTTTATCGCAATTGCCTGTACAGTTGCTTATTTCTCTTCTGGCTCTGTTGGAATTTATAAATCGCAAATTGTAAAAGGCGCGAAATATAAACTGTACCAAAAGTTTCTTTAA
- a CDS encoding RidA family protein yields MKRENILTGSPWEDKMGYCRAVRIGNIIEVSGTVAIVDGDKVKADDAYAQTYNIIERVEKVLEDLNVGIKDVIRTRIFTTDVSTFEEVARAHASFFKDVKPTTGFYGINQLVAPEYLVEIEFTAVVQ; encoded by the coding sequence ATGAAAAGAGAAAACATCTTAACTGGATCTCCGTGGGAAGACAAAATGGGATATTGCCGTGCCGTAAGAATTGGAAATATCATTGAAGTTTCTGGAACTGTAGCCATCGTAGACGGTGACAAAGTAAAAGCTGATGATGCTTACGCTCAAACTTATAATATTATTGAACGTGTTGAAAAAGTTCTGGAAGATTTAAATGTTGGTATAAAAGATGTAATTAGAACTCGAATTTTTACGACTGATGTTTCTACTTTCGAAGAAGTTGCAAGAGCGCACGCTTCATTTTTTAAAGATGTAAAACCAACAACAGGTTTCTACGGAATCAATCAATTGGTTGCTCCTGAATATTTGGTTGAAATTGAATTTACTGCTGTTGTTCAGTAA
- a CDS encoding chaperone modulator CbpM produces the protein MKNKNLIQIKQFCSYHEIENTFITELHNYGLIHIIMEENDQYLEPEQLPTVEKMIRMHYDLKINMEGIDAISNLLNKIEALQKNLNTIQNKLRLYEEKETE, from the coding sequence ATGAAAAATAAAAATTTAATCCAGATAAAGCAGTTTTGTTCGTATCACGAAATTGAAAATACTTTTATAACTGAACTTCATAATTACGGACTTATACATATTATTATGGAAGAAAACGATCAATATCTAGAGCCCGAACAGCTTCCGACGGTAGAAAAAATGATTCGAATGCATTATGATCTCAAAATCAACATGGAAGGAATTGATGCAATTTCAAATCTTTTGAATAAAATAGAAGCTTTACAAAAAAATTTAAATACGATACAAAACAAGCTTCGCCTTTACGAAGAAAAAGAAACCGAATAA